In Citrobacter sp. RHB25-C09, the following proteins share a genomic window:
- the rfaC gene encoding lipopolysaccharide heptosyltransferase RfaC, with protein MRVLIVKTSSMGDVLHTLPALTDAQQAIPGIRFDWVVEEGFAQIPTWHAAVERVIPVAIRRWRKAWFSAPIKAERKAFRDAVQAEHYDAIIDAQGLVKSAALVTRLAHGTKHGMDWQTAREPLASLFYNRRHHIAKQQHAVERTRELFAQSLGYQKPASQGNYAIAQHFLTHRNADSQPYAVFLHATTRDDKHWPENNWRELIRLLGDEGIRIKLPWGASHEEARAKRMAEGFDYVDVLPKMSLEEVAHVLAGAKFVVSVDTGLSHLTAALDRPNMTLYGPTDPGLIGGYGKNQVEMKSSDNATNSITPYAVKKKLTTLSK; from the coding sequence ATGCGGGTTTTGATCGTCAAAACATCCTCAATGGGTGATGTGTTACATACGCTTCCAGCGCTGACGGATGCACAACAGGCTATTCCTGGGATTCGTTTTGATTGGGTCGTTGAAGAGGGTTTTGCACAGATACCCACCTGGCATGCCGCTGTTGAACGGGTGATCCCAGTGGCGATCCGTCGCTGGCGCAAAGCCTGGTTTTCAGCCCCTATTAAAGCGGAGCGCAAGGCCTTCCGGGATGCTGTACAGGCTGAGCATTATGATGCGATTATCGACGCCCAGGGGCTGGTAAAGAGTGCCGCATTGGTTACCCGTCTGGCACATGGCACGAAGCACGGCATGGACTGGCAAACCGCCCGCGAACCGCTGGCGAGTCTGTTCTACAACCGTCGCCATCACATCGCCAAACAGCAGCACGCGGTGGAGCGCACCCGTGAACTGTTTGCGCAGAGTCTGGGCTATCAAAAGCCGGCTTCGCAGGGTAATTACGCCATCGCGCAGCATTTTCTTACTCATAGAAATGCCGATTCTCAGCCTTACGCGGTATTTTTACACGCCACTACTCGCGATGATAAACACTGGCCGGAGAACAACTGGCGGGAACTGATTCGCTTGCTGGGTGATGAGGGTATTCGCATCAAACTGCCCTGGGGAGCCTCGCATGAAGAAGCGCGTGCTAAGAGAATGGCGGAAGGGTTTGATTACGTCGATGTCTTACCGAAGATGTCCCTGGAAGAAGTGGCGCACGTACTGGCAGGCGCAAAGTTTGTGGTGTCAGTCGATACAGGCTTAAGCCATCTGACTGCTGCACTCGATCGACCTAATATGACATTATATGGCCCGACGGATCCGGGCTTAATTGGTGGTTATGGAAAAAACCAGGTTGAGATGAAATCATCTGACAATGCAACGAACAGCATTACGCCTTATGCTGTAAAGAAAAAACTAACAACCCTGAGTAAATGA
- the rfaF gene encoding ADP-heptose--LPS heptosyltransferase RfaF: protein MKILVVGPSWVGDMMMSQSLYRTLKARYPQAIIDVMAPAWCRPLLSRMPEVNEAIAMPLGHGALELGERRKLGHSLRDKRYDRAYVLPNSFKSALVPFFAGIPHRTGWRGEMRYGLLNDARVLDKDAWPLMVERYVALAYDKGVMRSAKDLPQPLLWPQLQVSDGEKSLTCSAFSLSDERPMIGFCPGAEFGPAKRWPHYHYAELAKQLIDEGYQVVLFGSAKDHEAGNEILATLSDEQQAWCRNLAGETQLEQAVILLGACKAVVTNDSGLMHVAAALNRPLVALYGPSSPDFTPPLSHKARVIRLITGYHKVRKGGAAEGYHQSLIDITPARVLEELNSLLLQEDA, encoded by the coding sequence ATGAAAATACTCGTAGTGGGCCCATCCTGGGTGGGCGACATGATGATGTCGCAAAGTCTCTATCGCACGCTCAAAGCGCGCTATCCTCAGGCGATAATCGATGTGATGGCACCTGCGTGGTGCCGTCCGCTGTTATCACGTATGCCGGAAGTCAATGAGGCGATTGCAATGCCGCTGGGCCACGGTGCGCTGGAACTGGGCGAACGTCGCAAGCTCGGCCACTCTCTGCGTGATAAACGCTATGATCGCGCCTACGTACTGCCTAACTCGTTTAAATCCGCTCTGGTACCGTTCTTTGCGGGGATCCCTCATCGCACCGGCTGGCGTGGTGAAATGCGCTATGGCCTGCTGAACGATGCGCGCGTGCTGGACAAAGACGCCTGGCCGCTCATGGTGGAACGCTATGTGGCGTTGGCGTATGACAAGGGCGTAATGCGCAGTGCGAAAGATCTGCCTCAGCCGTTGTTATGGCCACAGCTTCAGGTGAGCGACGGTGAAAAGTCGTTAACCTGCAGCGCGTTTTCGTTATCTGACGAACGTCCGATGATTGGCTTTTGCCCCGGCGCGGAGTTCGGTCCGGCTAAGCGCTGGCCGCACTATCACTATGCGGAACTGGCGAAACAGCTTATTGATGAAGGCTACCAGGTGGTGCTGTTCGGTTCGGCGAAAGATCACGAAGCCGGAAATGAAATTCTGGCGACATTAAGTGATGAACAGCAGGCGTGGTGCCGCAATCTTGCAGGCGAGACGCAACTGGAACAGGCTGTTATTCTGCTTGGTGCCTGCAAGGCTGTCGTGACTAATGATTCTGGTCTGATGCATGTTGCTGCGGCATTAAACCGTCCTCTGGTTGCGCTGTATGGCCCGAGCAGCCCGGATTTCACACCTCCGCTGTCACATAAGGCGCGCGTGATTCGCCTGATTACCGGCTATCACAAAGTGCGGAAAGGCGGCGCGGCAGAAGGCTATCATCAAAGTCTGATCGACATTACGCCCGCGCGCGTTCTGGAAGAACTCAACAGCCTGTTGCTACAAGAGGATGCCTGA
- the rfaD gene encoding ADP-glyceromanno-heptose 6-epimerase, which yields MIIVTGGAGFIGSNIVKSLNDKGITDILVVDNLKDGTKFVNLVDLNIADYMDKEDFLIQIMAGEDFGDVEAIFHEGACSSTTEWDGKYMMDNNYQYSKELLHYCLEREIPFLYASSAATYGGRTSDFIESREYEKPLNVYGYSKLLFDEYVRQILPEANSQIVGFRYFNVYGPREGHKGSMASVAFHLNTQLNNGETPKLFEGSENFKRDFVYVGDVAAVNLWFLENGVSGIFNLGTGRAESFQAVADATLAFHKKSDLEYIPFPDKLKGRYQAFTQADLTNLRAAGYDKPFKTVTEGVTEYMVWLNRDA from the coding sequence ATGATCATCGTTACCGGCGGCGCGGGCTTTATCGGCAGCAACATCGTTAAATCCCTGAATGATAAAGGCATTACCGATATTCTTGTTGTGGACAACCTGAAAGACGGCACCAAGTTTGTAAACCTGGTGGATCTGAACATTGCCGACTACATGGATAAAGAAGATTTCCTGATTCAGATTATGGCCGGAGAAGATTTCGGCGATGTTGAAGCAATTTTCCACGAAGGTGCCTGTTCTTCCACAACTGAGTGGGATGGTAAGTACATGATGGATAATAACTATCAGTACTCCAAAGAGCTGCTGCACTACTGCCTGGAACGTGAAATTCCATTCCTGTACGCGTCTTCAGCCGCCACCTACGGTGGGCGCACGTCGGACTTTATCGAGTCTCGCGAATATGAAAAACCGCTGAACGTCTACGGCTACTCCAAGCTCCTGTTTGACGAGTATGTTCGTCAGATCCTTCCTGAAGCAAATTCGCAGATTGTCGGCTTCCGCTATTTCAACGTTTATGGGCCGCGTGAAGGTCATAAAGGCAGCATGGCGAGCGTGGCTTTCCACCTCAACACGCAACTCAATAACGGCGAAACGCCGAAGCTGTTCGAAGGTAGTGAGAATTTCAAACGTGACTTCGTGTACGTGGGTGACGTCGCAGCGGTGAATCTGTGGTTCCTGGAAAACGGTGTTTCCGGGATCTTTAACCTGGGAACCGGTCGTGCCGAATCCTTCCAGGCCGTGGCCGATGCCACGCTGGCGTTTCACAAGAAAAGCGATCTTGAGTACATCCCCTTCCCGGATAAACTGAAAGGCCGCTATCAGGCATTCACCCAGGCCGATCTGACTAACCTGCGCGCCGCAGGCTACGACAAGCCATTTAAAACTGTTACCGAAGGCGTAACGGAATATATGGTCTGGCTGAACCGCGACGCGTAA
- the kbl gene encoding glycine C-acetyltransferase, with product MRGDFYKQLTNDLETARAEGLFKEERIITSAQQADITVADGSHVINFCANNYLGLANHPELIAAAKAGMDSHGFGMASVRFICGTQDSHKQLEKKLAEFLGMEDAILYSSCFDANGGLFETLLGAEDAIISDALNHASIIDGVRLCKAKRFRYANNDMQELEARLQEAREAGARHVLIATDGVFSMDGVIANLKGVCDLADKYNALVMVDDSHAVGFVGENGRGSHEYCDVMGRVDIITGTLGKALGGASGGYTAARKEVVEWLRQRSRPYLFSNSLAPAIVAASIKVLEMVESGGELRDRLWANARQFREQMSAAGFILAGADHAIIPVMLGDAVVAQEFARELQKEGIYVTGFFYPVVPKGQARIRTQMSAAHTPEQITRAVAAFTRIGKQLGVIA from the coding sequence ATGCGTGGGGATTTTTACAAACAGTTAACGAACGATCTTGAAACCGCCCGTGCGGAAGGATTGTTTAAGGAAGAACGCATTATTACATCTGCGCAGCAGGCAGATATCACTGTGGCAGATGGAAGCCACGTCATTAACTTCTGCGCCAACAACTATCTGGGTCTGGCGAATCATCCAGAACTGATTGCTGCGGCGAAGGCCGGGATGGATTCTCACGGCTTCGGCATGGCCTCCGTGCGTTTTATCTGCGGAACTCAGGACAGCCACAAGCAGCTTGAGAAGAAGTTAGCTGAATTCCTTGGGATGGAAGATGCCATTCTCTACTCTTCCTGCTTTGACGCGAACGGCGGTCTTTTCGAAACGCTGCTCGGTGCGGAAGATGCGATTATCTCCGATGCTCTGAACCACGCTTCAATTATTGATGGCGTACGTCTGTGTAAAGCAAAACGCTTCCGCTACGCCAACAACGATATGCAGGAACTGGAAGCGCGTCTGCAAGAAGCGCGCGAAGCGGGGGCACGCCACGTGCTGATCGCCACCGACGGGGTGTTCTCGATGGATGGGGTCATCGCCAACCTGAAAGGCGTGTGCGATCTGGCTGACAAATACAATGCGCTGGTGATGGTTGATGACTCTCACGCCGTGGGCTTTGTCGGTGAGAACGGTCGCGGCTCCCACGAATATTGCGACGTGATGGGGCGCGTAGACATCATCACCGGCACGCTGGGTAAAGCGCTGGGCGGTGCTTCCGGTGGTTACACTGCGGCGCGTAAAGAAGTGGTCGAATGGCTGCGTCAGCGCTCTCGCCCGTATCTGTTCTCTAACTCGCTGGCGCCGGCGATTGTCGCCGCTTCCATCAAAGTGCTGGAGATGGTCGAGTCTGGCGGTGAATTGCGCGATCGCCTGTGGGCCAACGCGCGTCAGTTCCGTGAGCAAATGTCTGCCGCCGGGTTTATCCTGGCCGGCGCCGATCACGCGATTATCCCGGTGATGCTGGGCGACGCGGTTGTGGCGCAGGAGTTTGCCCGCGAATTGCAAAAAGAAGGTATCTACGTCACGGGATTCTTCTACCCGGTGGTGCCAAAAGGTCAGGCGCGTATCCGTACTCAAATGTCTGCGGCGCATACCCCGGAACAAATAACACGCGCGGTTGCAGCGTTCACGCGCATTGGTAAACAACTGGGCGTCATTGCCTGA
- the tdh gene encoding L-threonine 3-dehydrogenase, whose translation MKALSKLKAEEGIWMTDVPEPEIGHNDLLIKIRKTAICGTDVHIYNWDEWSQKTIPVPMVVGHEYVGEVVGIGQEVKGFSIGDRVSGEGHITCGHCRNCRGGRTHLCRNTTGVGVNRPGCFAEYLVIPAFNAFKIPDNISDDLASIFDPFGNAVHTALSFDLVGEDVLVSGAGPIGIMAAAVAKHVGARHVVITDVNEYRLELARKMGITRAVNVAKENLNDVMAELGMTEGFDVGLEMSGAPPAFRTMLDTMNHGGRIAMLGIPPSDMSIDWTKVIFKGLFIKGIYGREMFETWYKMAALIQSGLDLSPIITHRFSIDEFQKGFDAMRSGQSGKVILSWD comes from the coding sequence ATGAAAGCGTTATCCAAACTGAAAGCGGAAGAGGGGATCTGGATGACTGACGTTCCGGAACCGGAAATCGGCCACAACGATCTGCTCATTAAAATCCGTAAAACAGCCATCTGCGGCACTGACGTTCACATCTATAACTGGGATGAATGGTCGCAAAAAACCATCCCGGTTCCTATGGTTGTCGGTCATGAATACGTTGGTGAAGTGGTGGGTATCGGCCAGGAAGTCAAAGGATTCAGCATCGGCGATCGTGTTTCCGGCGAAGGCCACATTACCTGCGGTCATTGCCGTAACTGTCGCGGCGGACGCACGCACCTGTGCCGCAACACCACGGGCGTCGGCGTAAACCGTCCGGGCTGTTTTGCCGAATATCTGGTGATCCCGGCGTTCAACGCTTTCAAAATTCCCGACAATATTTCTGACGATCTGGCCTCGATTTTCGACCCGTTTGGTAATGCGGTGCATACGGCGCTGTCGTTCGATCTGGTCGGTGAAGATGTGTTGGTGTCAGGCGCCGGTCCTATCGGCATTATGGCGGCAGCGGTGGCGAAGCACGTCGGTGCGCGCCATGTGGTCATTACCGACGTCAACGAATACCGGCTGGAACTGGCGCGTAAAATGGGCATCACCCGCGCGGTTAACGTGGCAAAAGAAAATCTTAATGACGTGATGGCCGAGCTGGGCATGACCGAAGGATTTGACGTGGGGCTGGAAATGTCCGGCGCGCCGCCAGCGTTCCGCACCATGCTGGATACCATGAACCACGGCGGTCGCATCGCAATGCTGGGTATTCCGCCTTCAGACATGTCTATCGACTGGACCAAAGTGATCTTTAAAGGGCTGTTCATTAAGGGCATTTACGGTCGTGAGATGTTTGAAACCTGGTACAAAATGGCGGCGCTGATCCAGTCTGGTCTGGATCTGTCACCCATTATTACCCACCGCTTCTCAATTGATGAATTCCAGAAAGGCTTTGACGCAATGCGTTCGGGGCAATCAGGGAAAGTGATCCTGAGTTGGGATTAA
- a CDS encoding glycosyltransferase: MMNNANRLSVIIPLYNAGNDFKACMESLIAQTWTALEIIIVNDGSTDNSIEIAQYYADNYPHVRLLHQANAGASVARNRGLEAATGHYVAFVDADDLTYPHMYETLMTMALEDNLDVAQCNADWCGRETGVSWQSIPTDRIRSTGVLTGPDWLRLALSSRRWTHVVWMGVYRREVIEKNNITFVPGLHHQDIIWSTEFMFNALRVRYTEESLYKYFLHDNSVSRLKRQGNKNLNYQRHYMKITRLLEKLNRDYADQIPIYPEFHQQITWEALRVCHAVRKEPDILTKQRMIAEIFTSGMYKRMITNVRSAKAAYQVLLWSFRLYQWRDKTRSHRRIARKAVNLG, translated from the coding sequence ATGATGAACAATGCAAACAGACTCAGTGTTATTATCCCGTTATATAATGCGGGTAATGATTTTAAAGCTTGCATGGAATCTCTCATCGCGCAAACGTGGACTGCTCTTGAAATCATCATTGTTAATGACGGCTCAACGGACAATTCTATTGAAATAGCACAATATTATGCAGACAACTATCCGCACGTCCGGTTGCTGCACCAGGCTAACGCGGGGGCATCGGTTGCCCGCAACCGTGGGCTGGAAGCCGCTACAGGTCACTACGTCGCCTTTGTCGATGCCGATGACCTCACGTACCCTCATATGTACGAAACACTGATGACGATGGCGCTGGAAGATAATCTGGACGTTGCGCAGTGTAACGCTGACTGGTGTGGACGCGAAACCGGCGTCAGCTGGCAATCTATCCCTACCGACCGAATTCGTTCAACCGGAGTATTAACCGGCCCGGACTGGTTGCGGCTGGCGCTCTCTTCGCGCCGTTGGACGCACGTGGTATGGATGGGCGTTTATCGCCGTGAAGTGATCGAAAAAAATAACATTACATTTGTTCCTGGCTTACATCATCAGGATATTATCTGGAGCACAGAGTTTATGTTTAATGCTCTTCGCGTCCGTTATACCGAAGAGTCGCTCTATAAATATTTCCTGCATGACAATTCTGTGAGTCGATTAAAACGTCAGGGAAATAAAAATCTTAACTATCAGCGTCATTATATGAAGATTACCCGGCTGTTAGAAAAATTGAATCGTGATTATGCCGACCAAATTCCGATTTATCCGGAATTTCATCAACAAATTACCTGGGAGGCATTACGCGTTTGCCATGCGGTACGCAAAGAGCCCGATATTTTGACGAAGCAACGTATGATTGCGGAGATTTTTACCTCCGGGATGTACAAACGTATGATAACCAATGTGCGCAGCGCGAAAGCGGCCTATCAGGTGCTGCTGTGGTCTTTCAGACTGTATCAATGGCGTGACAAAACGCGGTCACACCGTCGAATTGCGCGTAAAGCGGTTAATTTGGGTTAA
- a CDS encoding divergent polysaccharide deacetylase family protein: MPHFRRTVLSFASLLAFVSPVFAGKLAIVIDDFGYRPHYENQVLAMPNAISVAVLPNAPHAREMATRAHNSGHEVLIHLPMAPLSKQPLEKDTLRPAMSSDEIERIIREAVGKVPYAVGLNNHMGSAMTSSLFGMQKVMQALERYDLYFLDSMTIGNSQALRASSGTGVKVIKRKVFLDDTQNEADIRRQFNRAIDLARRNGSAIAIGHPHPSTVRVLQQMVYNLPADITLVRPSSLLNEPQVDTSTPNNTLPSTTPPRNPFRGVKLCKPKKPLEPVYASRFFNVLSESIAQSTLVAYFQHQWQGWGKAPRAGDVNPN; the protein is encoded by the coding sequence TTGCCGCATTTTCGTCGTACCGTTCTTTCATTCGCCAGCTTGCTGGCATTCGTCTCCCCTGTTTTTGCTGGCAAACTCGCTATCGTCATCGACGATTTCGGCTATCGTCCGCATTACGAAAATCAGGTGCTGGCAATGCCAAACGCGATCTCCGTGGCCGTTCTGCCTAATGCGCCGCACGCGCGAGAAATGGCCACCAGAGCGCATAACAGCGGACATGAGGTTCTGATCCATCTGCCAATGGCGCCGCTGAGTAAGCAGCCGCTGGAGAAGGACACCCTGCGTCCGGCGATGAGCAGCGACGAAATAGAGCGGATTATTCGTGAAGCGGTCGGTAAAGTGCCGTATGCCGTCGGTCTTAACAACCATATGGGCAGCGCGATGACCTCCAGCCTGTTCGGGATGCAAAAAGTGATGCAGGCGCTGGAGCGCTACGATTTGTATTTTCTCGATAGTATGACCATTGGCAACAGCCAGGCGCTGCGTGCGTCCTCCGGAACGGGGGTGAAGGTCATAAAACGCAAAGTGTTCCTCGACGATACGCAAAACGAGGCAGACATCCGCCGTCAATTTAATCGCGCTATCGATCTTGCCCGTCGCAACGGTTCTGCCATCGCGATTGGACATCCGCATCCGTCAACGGTGCGGGTGCTGCAGCAGATGGTGTACAACCTGCCTGCGGATATCACCCTGGTACGCCCGAGCAGCCTGCTCAATGAACCGCAGGTGGACACCTCCACACCCAATAATACGCTGCCATCTACCACTCCACCGAGAAACCCATTTCGTGGCGTGAAGCTGTGTAAGCCGAAGAAGCCCTTAGAGCCGGTCTATGCCAGCCGATTCTTTAACGTACTCAGCGAAAGTATCGCTCAGAGCACACTGGTGGCCTATTTCCAGCATCAATGGCAGGGTTGGGGCAAAGCGCCCCGAGCCGGCGACGTTAACCCAAATTAA
- the envC gene encoding murein hydrolase activator EnvC: MRGKAINTNIGATKPRWFSVRPLIYASVVSAGVLLCAFSAHADDRDQLKSLQADIAAKERAVRQQQQQRATLLAQLKAQEEAISAAARQLRETQNTLAQLNKQIDEMNASIAKLERQKASQERSLAAQLDAAFRQGEHTGIQLILSGEESQRGQRLQAYFGYLNQARQETIAQLKQTREEVATQRAELEEKQSQQQTLLYEQRAQQAKLEQARNERKKTLTGLESSIQQGQQQLSELRANESRLRSSIARAEAAAKARAEREAREAEAVRNRQKEATRKGTTYKPTENEKSLMSRTGGLGSPRGQAFYPVRGPTLHRYGEQLQGELRWKGMVIGASEGTEVKAIADGRVILADWLQGYGLVVVVEHGKGDMSLYGYNQSALVSVGTQVRAGQPIALVGSSGGQGRPSLYFEIRRQGQAVNPQPWLGR; encoded by the coding sequence ATGAGGGGAAAGGCGATTAATACCAACATTGGGGCCACGAAACCGCGATGGTTTTCAGTCAGGCCCTTGATTTACGCCAGCGTGGTGAGCGCTGGCGTATTGTTGTGCGCCTTTTCTGCCCACGCGGATGACCGCGATCAGCTTAAATCTCTTCAGGCGGATATCGCCGCTAAAGAACGTGCCGTTCGTCAACAGCAACAGCAACGCGCCACTCTGCTCGCCCAACTGAAAGCGCAGGAGGAGGCGATCTCCGCTGCTGCACGTCAACTACGCGAAACGCAAAACACCCTCGCCCAGTTGAATAAACAGATTGATGAGATGAACGCTTCCATCGCTAAGCTGGAGCGGCAGAAAGCCAGCCAGGAACGCAGCCTTGCCGCGCAACTGGATGCGGCGTTTCGTCAGGGTGAACATACGGGTATCCAGCTCATACTCAGCGGTGAAGAAAGCCAGCGCGGCCAGCGTTTGCAGGCCTATTTCGGCTATCTTAACCAGGCGCGCCAGGAGACTATCGCGCAACTGAAGCAGACGCGCGAAGAGGTCGCCACACAGCGCGCTGAACTGGAAGAGAAACAGAGCCAACAGCAAACCCTGCTGTATGAGCAGCGTGCACAGCAGGCGAAGCTGGAGCAGGCACGTAATGAACGTAAAAAAACCCTCACCGGGCTGGAGTCCTCCATCCAGCAGGGCCAACAGCAGTTGAGCGAACTGCGCGCCAACGAATCTCGTCTGCGCAGCAGCATTGCACGCGCTGAAGCCGCTGCCAAAGCCCGCGCCGAGCGCGAAGCGCGTGAAGCCGAAGCCGTTCGCAATCGCCAAAAAGAAGCCACCCGCAAAGGCACCACCTATAAACCGACCGAAAATGAAAAATCGCTGATGTCTCGCACCGGCGGACTGGGTTCCCCACGCGGTCAGGCGTTCTACCCGGTTCGTGGGCCAACGTTACATCGTTATGGCGAACAGCTTCAGGGTGAGCTACGTTGGAAAGGGATGGTTATCGGTGCGTCTGAAGGCACCGAGGTGAAAGCCATTGCCGATGGTCGGGTGATCCTCGCCGACTGGCTGCAAGGATACGGGCTGGTTGTCGTCGTTGAACACGGTAAGGGTGATATGAGTCTTTATGGCTACAACCAAAGCGCGTTAGTCAGCGTCGGGACGCAGGTTCGCGCAGGCCAGCCTATCGCGCTGGTAGGTAGCAGCGGTGGCCAGGGCCGTCCATCGCTTTATTTTGAGATCCGTCGCCAGGGTCAGGCCGTCAATCCACAGCCGTGGTTGGGAAGATAA
- the gpmM gene encoding 2,3-bisphosphoglycerate-independent phosphoglycerate mutase has product MSVSKKPMVLVILDGYGYREDSQDNAIFSAKTPVMDALWAKRPHTLIDASGLEVGLPDRQMGNSEVGHVNLGAGRIVYQDLTRLDVEIKERTFFANPALTAAVDQAKNAGKAVHIMGLLSAGGVHSHEDHIMAMVELAAERGAEKIYLHAFLDGRDTPPRSAESSLKAFEDKFAALGKGRVASIIGRYYAMDRDNRWDRVEQAYDLMTLAKGEYQFPTAVEALQAAYARDENDEFVKATVIRAEGQADAAMEDGDTLIFMNFRADRAREITRAFVNADFDGFARKKVVNLNFVMLTEYAADIKTAVAYPPASLANTLGEWMAKHDKTQLRISETEKYAHVTFFFNGGVEEPFKGEERILINSPKVATYDLQPEMSSAELTEKLVAAIESGKYDTIICNYPNGDMVGHTGVMEAAVKAVEALDHCVEQVAKAVEAVGGQLLITADHGNAEQMRDPATGQAHTAHTNLPVPLIYVGDKNVKAVEGGKLSDIAPTMLTLMGMEIPQEMTGKPLFIVE; this is encoded by the coding sequence ATGTCGGTTTCTAAAAAACCTATGGTACTGGTGATTCTGGATGGCTACGGCTACCGTGAAGACAGCCAGGATAACGCCATTTTCTCTGCCAAAACCCCGGTAATGGATGCACTGTGGGCAAAACGTCCGCATACCCTGATCGACGCTTCCGGTCTGGAAGTGGGTCTGCCTGACCGCCAGATGGGGAACTCTGAAGTCGGTCACGTTAACCTGGGCGCGGGCCGCATCGTGTATCAGGACCTGACGCGTCTGGATGTTGAAATTAAAGAACGTACTTTCTTCGCTAACCCAGCACTGACGGCTGCCGTTGACCAGGCGAAAAACGCCGGTAAAGCGGTACACATTATGGGTCTGCTCTCGGCTGGCGGCGTTCACAGCCATGAAGATCACATCATGGCAATGGTTGAACTGGCCGCAGAGCGTGGCGCAGAAAAAATCTATCTGCACGCTTTCCTCGATGGTCGCGATACCCCGCCACGCAGCGCGGAAAGCTCCCTTAAAGCGTTCGAAGATAAATTTGCCGCACTGGGCAAAGGTCGCGTAGCGTCCATCATTGGCCGTTACTACGCGATGGATCGTGATAACCGCTGGGATCGCGTGGAACAAGCCTACGATCTGATGACGCTGGCAAAAGGCGAATACCAGTTCCCGACCGCCGTTGAAGCACTGCAAGCCGCTTACGCCCGTGACGAAAACGATGAGTTCGTGAAAGCGACCGTCATTCGTGCTGAAGGCCAGGCCGATGCCGCAATGGAAGATGGCGACACGCTGATTTTCATGAACTTCCGTGCCGACCGTGCGCGTGAAATCACCCGCGCTTTTGTGAACGCTGATTTCGACGGCTTCGCACGTAAGAAAGTGGTTAACCTGAACTTTGTCATGTTGACCGAATACGCGGCCGATATCAAAACCGCCGTGGCTTACCCACCAGCCTCACTGGCGAACACCCTCGGCGAGTGGATGGCAAAGCACGACAAAACCCAATTGCGCATCTCCGAAACGGAAAAATACGCACACGTCACCTTCTTCTTTAACGGTGGTGTAGAAGAGCCGTTCAAAGGCGAAGAGCGTATTCTGATCAACTCTCCGAAAGTGGCGACCTACGATCTGCAGCCGGAAATGAGCTCCGCCGAGCTGACTGAAAAACTGGTTGCGGCAATCGAAAGCGGCAAATACGACACCATCATCTGTAACTATCCGAACGGTGACATGGTGGGTCATACCGGGGTGATGGAAGCGGCGGTTAAAGCCGTTGAAGCCCTGGATCACTGTGTTGAACAAGTGGCTAAAGCCGTTGAAGCCGTCGGTGGACAACTGCTGATCACCGCTGACCACGGTAACGCCGAGCAGATGCGCGATCCGGCCACCGGTCAGGCGCATACCGCGCACACTAACCTGCCGGTTCCGCTGATTTACGTCGGTGATAAAAACGTCAAGGCTGTCGAAGGGGGTAAACTTTCTGATATCGCCCCGACCATGCTGACACTGATGGGCATGGAAATCCCGCAAGAGATGACTGGTAAGCCGCTGTTCATCGTGGAATAA
- a CDS encoding rhodanese-like domain-containing protein — MQEIMQFVGRHPILSIAWIALLVAVLFTTFKGLTSKVKVITRGEATRLINKEDAIVVDLRQRDDFRKGHIAGSVNLLPSEIKANNVGELEKHKDKPVIVVDGSGMQCQDSANALIKAGFEKVSVLKEGVAGWSGENLPLVRGK; from the coding sequence ATGCAAGAAATTATGCAATTTGTTGGACGCCATCCCATACTGAGTATCGCCTGGATTGCGTTACTGGTGGCTGTTTTGTTCACCACGTTCAAAGGACTGACGTCAAAAGTTAAGGTCATTACTCGTGGTGAAGCGACGCGTCTGATCAATAAAGAAGATGCGATCGTTGTCGATTTACGTCAACGTGACGATTTCCGTAAAGGCCATATCGCAGGTTCTGTTAATCTGCTGCCGAGCGAAATTAAAGCCAACAACGTGGGCGAGCTGGAAAAGCACAAAGACAAGCCAGTTATTGTGGTTGATGGCTCCGGAATGCAGTGCCAGGATTCGGCAAATGCGCTGATCAAAGCAGGTTTTGAGAAAGTGTCTGTGCTGAAAGAAGGCGTTGCGGGTTGGAGCGGTGAAAATCTGCCACTGGTACGTGGAAAGTAG